CTCTTCTTGCCGATTTTGAAGTTGTGATATTTCAGGCGACTGCAGCATTATAGTTAAAAGGATAAAAAGTTTTCAGCTTATACCTAAGATTCAGAACAGTCAGGTCATCCCTCGGTGTACTGATATTCCGGTTGGCGGGACAGGGGCCGCATGAACGTGTCCAATTTAGCCGGGCAAGGTCATCTCGATAAACCACAGAATATTCTAGGCTAGTAACCTCTCGATTTGCGCTTTTATATGGAATCTTTATAGTAAATCATGGTGCTTTTCAGAATTTGCAAACACTCCGAAATTTTGATCGTTCATGTTTCTACGCTATTGAGCGGTTTAATATTACCAGACTCATCGACGTGATGCGCCTCAGCGACCAAACGGTGTCCTGTTGCACTCATTACTTCGGTGCTGATCAGCGCCACTAGCTGAAGCACATCTCGTGCACAAGCTTTCCCGCGGTTAACAATGAAATTCGCGTGGTCCGGCGATATTTCAGCATCGCCGATGCGCATACCTTTCAATCCGAGTCGTTCAATGACCTGCCCTGGCGGTCCAACCTCTTCATACATGGCCGGATCACTCTTGAAAACGGAGCCGCAACTTGGATCCCGTCGAGGGAACTTCCGTCGCCTATTCGCGAGTATTCCGCGCATGTTTTCGCGGATCAAAGCGCGATCGGCGTGAGAAAAACGAAGACTGATTGAAGTTATTATTTCGTTATTCTTCTGAAAAACCGACTGCCTATAACCAAATCCACAATCGATTACCGACCGGGAAGAACACTCCCCGACCTGATTGACACTCTCTACCGCCACCACATTTGTGCTGATGCCATTGCGCTGACTTCCGCCGTTCATGCATACAAGACCGCCTAAGGTACCAGGGATGCCGCAGATGTGCTCACCACCGGTCAATCCAGCTTTCATCAACTTTCTAGCAAAACTAGGCACCCATGCTCCAGCCTGCGCCCTGACATCATTCCCGTTGATTGCGACCGCGCCCATGCGAGGCCCGATCTGAAGACAGGGGACTCGAAGCCCCCCATCTGCGAATAGCAGATTACTTGTCAATCCAACCACCACGTGCCCCTTGCGCCTATCGTGCAGCCAGCGACGCAGGTCGGCCACTTGTTCAGTTGAAGAAGGTCGCAGGACAACATCTGCAATTCCACCAATCTTCCACTGACTAATCGACGCGAGATCGACGTTGGTCAGGACCCCGCCAGGGCAAAGCTGCCTTAGCGCAGCGATGTCAGTCTTGGTCACGCCCTCCATACAACCTCAGCTCCCAGGGCGGCAAGCTTTTTTGGCAACTCGTTGTATCCACGCAGGGCTAGTTCGACTCCGTGCACACGGCTCTCACCTTCAGCGCAAATGGCCGCCATGATTTGCGCCATGCTCCCGCGCAGATCCGTGGAGGCTACTTGGGCCGCAGACAAGCGTCGAGGGCCATGTACTGTTATACGACCGGGTTCGGCCTCGATTGCCCCCGGGGCAAACTTGGCGAGCTCATGTGCGTAGGCGATACGTTCTGGATATCGGTAGTCGAACACCACGGATCGGCCGTTGGCGAAGAGCCCCAGGAAAGCGAAGAAGGATTGCATGTCCGAAATTACCCCAGGATGAGTCCCCGTTGCCAACTCGAACGGCTGGACGCCATGCTCCCCGATGCAGTCCGGCGAGACCATCACCGTGTCGGAGTTGGCGAACAGGTCCACACCCGCATCCCGGAGGTGTAGCAGGGATACTTCCATGGTATCGAACGGGACGTTGTTGACGAACACGGTGCCTTCTGTAACAGCGCCGAGTATGATCCAGGTGAGGGCTTCGATTCGATCTGGCATGATGGAGAAGCTGGCATCGCCAAGTAGGGCACCGTCGCCTTCCACGCGAATCAGACTGGTGCCCTCCAACTTCACACGGGCACCCATCTCTCTAAGGAACGCCACGAGGTCGCGCACTTCCGGAGTGACATACGCGTTCCGGATCAACGTCTCGCCGCGCGCCACGGCAGCACAGATCAGTGCATTCTCCGTCCCACCCACGGTGGACATCGGGAAATCGACTTGCCCTCCGACGAGCCTGCCCCGAATCTCGATGTAATCCGGTTTCTCCTCGACCTCACAACCAAGCTCCCTCCAAACCATCATGTGGAGGTCATAGCCTCGGCTACCGATCTTGCAGCCGCCAGGGTACGGGATCCGGGCATAACCACACCGAGCGAGCATACCGGCCGCCAGCAGATAGGTAGTGCGAATCGGAAGGTCGAAACTCTGAATATCCTCGAGCGACAAGTCAGGCACCGTCACCATGAGTTCTGAACGGTCCTGTCGTTGCTCGAACTCCACACCAAGCCCGGACAGAAAACTCATCTTCGCTTTTGCATCTTCGAGTGCAAGGGGAAAATTTCGCAAAGTGACGCGGCCATTCGTCACTAACGCCGCCGCAAGCACACGCGTGGCGCTGTTCTTGGCTCCGGAGACCGTTACTGAGCCATTCAGACGTTGGGGCCCTGAAATGCGAAGTTCCATCAACTATTTGCCTCGTGAGGTATGAAACGGACTGCGTACACAATACTTAAGGCATAGTGGATCGCCAGCAGCAGAGAATAGCACCAGATTGCAGCAACAGCTGACCACTGCAGTAGATACACGGCGCCGAAGGTCACGGCAATCAAAATCGTTCGCTGAAGGTTCAAGTAGAGTAGTGGTCGCTGACCATCGAATATGTAGAACACGCGGGCTACCGGGGCCTGCAGAAACTGGAATAACATGAATATTGCCAAGCTTGAGGCGAACACGCCTGCCAGAACCCAGTCATCGCCAAAGACTAGCGGAAATAGCTCCGCACCGAAAATCATTAGGAGTAACGCTGGTGCAACAGCGAGGGCGGCGAGGCGTTTTAGCGTATCAAGAAGCATTTCACGAACTTCCAACGGTCGCCTCGCTCCGAGTCTCGACGCTTCTGCATAGAACGCCTTAGCTGTAGTGCGACCGAGCAACGTCACGGGAAGCGTGACTGTCATAATAGCGAGAGCGAGCTGCCCGGTTGTATCCGCGTCAAAGAGGGCGGCGACAAAAATGACCGGCGCTTGGCTTGAGAATACCAAGAGGACCTGCGAAGGCACTCGGTAAAAGACGAACCCTCGGTGTCGCCATGCAGACTTCCGCATAACGGAGGGCCGGACGTGTTTCCAATTGTCTCGCAGCGACTTGGCGAGGCTGCGCCACAGGACCGTAACGCCCCCTCCTTGGGCCACGACTTGCCCGATCAGCAAACCAACTGGTTTGAGCGCAAACAAGCCAAGACCAATCTTGACAGTCTCGCCCGCGGCGCTTTGCCACACCTGCGTAGTCGCAATCACCTTATACTTACGTTCGCGCATCGCCCAGTATGTCAGCAACTCGTAAGTTGCCGCTGCCACGACCCCTAAAACGATAAGCCACCACCAAGATGCCAAAACCTCCGCCGATAGTAGCGCTAGCAACACCGGGGCAGCGCTCCATAGGGCAACGGCAATCA
This portion of the Aquisalimonas asiatica genome encodes:
- the murB gene encoding UDP-N-acetylmuramate dehydrogenase translates to MTKTDIAALRQLCPGGVLTNVDLASISQWKIGGIADVVLRPSSTEQVADLRRWLHDRRKGHVVVGLTSNLLFADGGLRVPCLQIGPRMGAVAINGNDVRAQAGAWVPSFARKLMKAGLTGGEHICGIPGTLGGLVCMNGGSQRNGISTNVVAVESVNQVGECSSRSVIDCGFGYRQSVFQKNNEIITSISLRFSHADRALIRENMRGILANRRRKFPRRDPSCGSVFKSDPAMYEEVGPPGQVIERLGLKGMRIGDAEISPDHANFIVNRGKACARDVLQLVALISTEVMSATGHRLVAEAHHVDESGNIKPLNSVET
- a CDS encoding UDP-N-acetylglucosamine 1-carboxyvinyltransferase; this translates as MELRISGPQRLNGSVTVSGAKNSATRVLAAALVTNGRVTLRNFPLALEDAKAKMSFLSGLGVEFEQRQDRSELMVTVPDLSLEDIQSFDLPIRTTYLLAAGMLARCGYARIPYPGGCKIGSRGYDLHMMVWRELGCEVEEKPDYIEIRGRLVGGQVDFPMSTVGGTENALICAAVARGETLIRNAYVTPEVRDLVAFLREMGARVKLEGTSLIRVEGDGALLGDASFSIMPDRIEALTWIILGAVTEGTVFVNNVPFDTMEVSLLHLRDAGVDLFANSDTVMVSPDCIGEHGVQPFELATGTHPGVISDMQSFFAFLGLFANGRSVVFDYRYPERIAYAHELAKFAPGAIEAEPGRITVHGPRRLSAAQVASTDLRGSMAQIMAAICAEGESRVHGVELALRGYNELPKKLAALGAEVVWRA
- a CDS encoding lipopolysaccharide biosynthesis protein codes for the protein MRFSQMPASKAEMAKAPIRRLLDKAFGGASGRVFRGMATLALGTGLGRLIGIASIPVLTRLYGPEDFGVLAVFTAIVTILAPIVTLRYVLAMPLPRHDGVAMNLLALSLLLMACFTGLIAVALWSAAPVLLALLSAEVLASWWWLIVLGVVAAATYELLTYWAMRERKYKVIATTQVWQSAAGETVKIGLGLFALKPVGLLIGQVVAQGGGVTVLWRSLAKSLRDNWKHVRPSVMRKSAWRHRGFVFYRVPSQVLLVFSSQAPVIFVAALFDADTTGQLALAIMTVTLPVTLLGRTTAKAFYAEASRLGARRPLEVREMLLDTLKRLAALAVAPALLLMIFGAELFPLVFGDDWVLAGVFASSLAIFMLFQFLQAPVARVFYIFDGQRPLLYLNLQRTILIAVTFGAVYLLQWSAVAAIWCYSLLLAIHYALSIVYAVRFIPHEANS